The following coding sequences are from one Devosia neptuniae window:
- a CDS encoding UDP-N-acetylmuramoyl-tripeptide--D-alanyl-D-alanine ligase: MAHLFTVQALLAATGGRAEAVTGDAIGSISIDSRELGPDALFVAIKGDRFDGHDFVETALKNGAVAALVSEGRSEGPGRIVVPDALQGLRDIAIASRERSRAVIVGVTGSVGKTTTKEAIRMVFEAAGQTHASIKSFNNHWGVPLMLARMPEATQFGVFEMGMNAPDEIRPLSQLVRPHIAVITNVAAAHLEAFGSLEGIAAAKAEIFEGLEPGGTAVLNADHPQLQVLLDAAAVAGVANVITYGFGRGCDWQIVDVQSAADHSFATVLHGNDRHALALAVPGRHMLANAVAAMAVGYIAGVEPDVALRALAGFGAQPGRGQRLVFGPSDKPLVLTDESYNANTASMGAALDVFTEQKAPGGRKVLILGDMLELGEQGPALHASLKNAVIGSGAERIYLVGTGMAALAEALGAGRVTAHATTTADIADIVLGDLAYGDAVMIKGSNGVGLSGIVEKIRSKFSGP, encoded by the coding sequence ATGGCACATCTGTTTACGGTCCAAGCCCTGCTGGCCGCCACGGGCGGTCGCGCCGAAGCGGTGACCGGGGACGCCATTGGCTCGATTTCCATCGACTCGCGTGAACTTGGCCCCGACGCGCTCTTCGTCGCCATCAAGGGTGACCGTTTCGACGGTCATGACTTTGTCGAGACTGCGCTGAAAAACGGCGCGGTCGCGGCACTCGTCTCCGAAGGCCGCAGCGAAGGCCCCGGCCGCATCGTGGTTCCTGACGCGCTGCAGGGCCTGCGCGACATCGCCATTGCCAGCCGCGAGCGCAGTCGCGCCGTCATCGTCGGGGTCACCGGCAGCGTCGGCAAGACCACGACCAAGGAAGCCATCCGCATGGTCTTCGAGGCCGCAGGCCAGACCCATGCCTCGATCAAGAGCTTCAACAATCACTGGGGCGTGCCGCTGATGTTGGCCCGCATGCCCGAGGCAACCCAGTTCGGCGTGTTTGAAATGGGCATGAATGCCCCCGACGAAATCCGCCCGCTCAGCCAATTGGTGCGCCCGCATATCGCTGTCATCACCAATGTCGCCGCCGCCCATCTTGAAGCCTTCGGCTCGCTTGAGGGTATCGCCGCCGCCAAGGCCGAGATTTTCGAGGGGCTGGAGCCGGGCGGCACCGCCGTGCTCAATGCTGATCATCCCCAGCTGCAGGTGCTGCTCGACGCGGCCGCCGTGGCGGGTGTCGCCAATGTCATCACCTATGGCTTTGGCCGCGGCTGCGACTGGCAGATCGTGGATGTGCAATCGGCCGCCGACCACAGCTTTGCCACGGTGCTGCATGGCAATGACCGCCACGCATTGGCCCTAGCCGTGCCCGGTCGCCACATGCTGGCCAATGCCGTTGCCGCCATGGCCGTCGGCTACATTGCCGGCGTCGAACCCGATGTGGCCCTGCGCGCACTGGCCGGCTTTGGCGCCCAGCCCGGCCGTGGCCAGCGGCTGGTGTTCGGACCATCCGACAAGCCGCTGGTGCTGACCGACGAAAGCTACAATGCCAATACCGCCTCGATGGGCGCCGCCCTCGATGTCTTCACCGAACAAAAAGCCCCCGGCGGCCGCAAGGTGCTGATCCTGGGCGATATGCTCGAATTGGGCGAACAGGGCCCCGCGCTGCATGCCAGCCTCAAGAACGCGGTGATCGGCTCGGGCGCCGAGCGCATTTATCTGGTGGGCACCGGCATGGCCGCGCTGGCCGAAGCCTTGGGGGCAGGGCGCGTCACCGCTCACGCAACTACCACTGCGGATATCGCGGACATCGTGCTTGGCGATCTTGCCTATGGCGACGCAGTTATGATCAAAGGGTCCAACGGCGTGGGGCTGTCGGGCATCGTCGAAAAAATCCGCAGCAAGTTCTCCGGACCATAA
- the mraY gene encoding phospho-N-acetylmuramoyl-pentapeptide-transferase: MLYFLGQLGDAVSAFNVFRYITFRTAGAVITALFFVFLFGPAMINGLRLRQGKGQPIREDGPQGHLLTKKGTPTMGGLMILSGAVFSTLLWSNLTNGYVWVVLLVTVGFGAIGFYDDYLKVKRMSHKGFGGRQRLALEALIGAIACYAISQLGPEPYATSLLFPFVKGLAIDLGYFFILFGGFVIMAAGNSVNLTDGLDGLAIVPVMVAAACFALIAYLVGSVNFSDYLLLNYVPGTGELSVVCGALIGAGLGFLWFNAPPAQIFMGDTGSLALGGALGAIAVATKHEIVLAIIGGLFVLETVSVIVQVTSFKLTGKRVFRMAPIHHHFEHMGWTESQVVIRFWIISFVLALIGLSSLKLR, from the coding sequence ATGCTCTATTTTCTCGGTCAGCTGGGCGATGCGGTCTCGGCCTTCAACGTGTTCCGCTACATCACCTTCCGCACAGCGGGCGCGGTGATCACGGCTTTGTTCTTCGTTTTCCTGTTCGGTCCGGCCATGATCAATGGCCTGCGCCTGCGCCAGGGCAAGGGCCAGCCGATCCGCGAAGACGGTCCCCAGGGCCACCTGCTGACCAAGAAGGGCACGCCCACCATGGGCGGGTTGATGATCCTCTCCGGCGCGGTGTTTTCGACCCTGCTGTGGTCCAATCTCACCAATGGTTATGTCTGGGTGGTCCTGCTGGTCACCGTTGGCTTCGGCGCCATCGGCTTTTACGATGACTATCTCAAGGTCAAGCGCATGAGCCACAAGGGCTTTGGCGGTCGGCAGCGCCTGGCCCTTGAAGCCCTGATCGGCGCCATTGCCTGCTACGCCATTTCCCAATTGGGCCCCGAGCCCTACGCGACCTCGCTGCTCTTCCCGTTCGTGAAGGGCCTTGCCATCGACCTGGGCTATTTCTTCATTCTTTTCGGCGGCTTCGTCATTATGGCGGCGGGCAATTCGGTCAACCTCACCGATGGCCTCGATGGCCTGGCCATCGTCCCCGTCATGGTCGCCGCCGCCTGTTTCGCGCTGATCGCCTATCTGGTCGGCAGCGTGAATTTCTCCGATTACCTGCTGCTCAATTATGTCCCCGGTACCGGTGAATTGTCCGTGGTTTGCGGCGCACTGATCGGGGCGGGCCTGGGCTTCCTCTGGTTCAACGCCCCGCCGGCCCAGATCTTCATGGGCGACACCGGTTCGCTGGCTTTGGGCGGTGCATTGGGCGCCATCGCCGTCGCCACCAAGCACGAAATCGTCCTGGCCATCATCGGCGGGCTGTTCGTCCTCGAAACCGTGTCGGTGATCGTGCAGGTCACCTCGTTCAAGCTCACCGGCAAGCGCGTGTTCCGCATGGCGCCGATCCACCACCATTTCGAACATATGGGCTGGACCGAAAGCCAGGTAGTGATCCGCTTCTGGATCATCTCCTTCGTCCTGGCCCTGATCGGCCTGAGCTCGCTCAAGCTGCGGTAA
- a CDS encoding FtsW/RodA/SpoVE family cell cycle protein, with the protein MFSRAEKTPLAEWWWSIDRELLGALILLMTCGMVLSFAASPPVAERIGLSPWFFIIRHAMFCLLALPVLIGTSLMNHRQARVAALVTLVVSLVLLWATLRFGTEVKGARRWISFAGQSVQPSEFVKPAFAVLGAWLFSESMVHKNVPGKILATMIMFSIVAALLLQPDIGQTALVLATWATLLFISGISWWIIFGLAAGAGGLLGGAYLLFPHVSRRIDTFLNPEGGGNTYQIDRALQSLLEGGWFGRGPGESIAKKLIPDAHADYVFSAAAGEFGIIFCMVLVTLIAFIVIRAMMGAQRQTSLFARLASSTLAIQFAMQSGINLAVNLNLIPPKGMTLPFVSYGGTSMIAIAFGMGLMLALTRTKPEERMVTGLPVYKSALAPAE; encoded by the coding sequence ATGTTTTCCCGCGCAGAAAAGACCCCTTTGGCCGAATGGTGGTGGTCGATCGACCGCGAACTGCTCGGCGCGCTGATCCTGCTGATGACCTGCGGCATGGTGCTCAGCTTCGCTGCCAGTCCCCCGGTGGCCGAGCGCATCGGGCTATCGCCCTGGTTCTTCATCATCCGCCACGCCATGTTCTGCCTGCTGGCCTTGCCGGTGCTGATCGGCACGTCCCTGATGAACCACCGCCAGGCGCGCGTCGCTGCGCTAGTTACCCTGGTCGTCAGCCTCGTCCTGCTCTGGGCCACTTTGCGCTTCGGCACCGAGGTCAAGGGCGCGCGGCGCTGGATATCGTTCGCCGGCCAATCGGTGCAGCCATCCGAATTCGTCAAACCGGCCTTTGCCGTGCTGGGCGCGTGGCTCTTCTCGGAATCCATGGTGCACAAGAATGTGCCCGGCAAAATCCTCGCCACCATGATCATGTTCTCCATCGTCGCCGCGCTTCTGCTGCAGCCCGATATCGGCCAGACGGCCCTGGTGCTGGCGACCTGGGCGACGCTGCTGTTCATTTCCGGCATTTCGTGGTGGATCATCTTCGGGCTGGCGGCGGGCGCCGGTGGCCTGCTGGGCGGGGCCTATCTGCTGTTCCCGCACGTGTCGCGCCGCATCGATACCTTCCTCAACCCCGAGGGCGGCGGCAATACCTACCAGATCGACCGCGCTTTGCAGTCGCTGCTCGAAGGCGGCTGGTTCGGCCGTGGCCCGGGTGAATCCATCGCCAAAAAGCTCATCCCCGACGCGCATGCCGACTATGTCTTCTCGGCCGCTGCCGGCGAGTTCGGCATCATCTTCTGCATGGTGCTGGTGACGCTCATCGCCTTCATCGTCATCCGCGCCATGATGGGTGCGCAGCGCCAGACCAGCCTCTTTGCGCGCCTGGCGTCCTCGACCCTGGCCATCCAGTTCGCCATGCAGTCGGGCATCAACCTGGCGGTGAATCTCAACCTCATTCCCCCCAAGGGCATGACATTGCCATTCGTGAGCTATGGCGGTACGTCGATGATCGCGATTGCCTTCGGCATGGGGCTGATGCTGGCCCTCACGCGCACCAAGCCCGAGGAGCGAATGGTCACAGGTCTACCCGTCTACAAGAGCGCATTGGCACCAGCTGAATGA
- a CDS encoding UDP-N-acetylglucosamine--N-acetylmuramyl-(pentapeptide) pyrophosphoryl-undecaprenol N-acetylglucosamine transferase, with protein MALAQELTRRGHLVELMTDHRVESYGADFPATQVHIVPSATPSLSNPIKFLAGGFKILGGIAVAMGKLRKSRPDAVIGFGGYPTFPPFVAASLLGVPGILHEQNAVMGRANRALGRFADVLALSFAETKFADTLKIEKRVTGNPVRDRVRVLAGMPYPALDENGPVHLVVFGGSQGAKALSDIVPAAIALIPEPIRQRLRIVQQCRAEDLDRVAEVYRQAKVNVELAPFFGDLPERIAKSHLVIGRSGASTITELCVIGRPSILVPLPGALDADQKNNALVVDTAGAGWIAEQATLSPQSLGTRLTNLITDPATLTKAAAAARALGQPRAVEKLADIAETLAGKGTTEMEQNS; from the coding sequence ATGGCGCTGGCCCAGGAATTGACGCGGCGCGGGCATCTGGTCGAGCTGATGACCGATCATCGCGTGGAAAGCTATGGCGCGGATTTTCCGGCCACGCAGGTTCATATCGTGCCCTCGGCCACGCCCTCGCTCAGCAATCCGATCAAGTTCCTCGCCGGCGGGTTCAAAATCCTGGGCGGCATTGCCGTTGCCATGGGCAAGCTGCGCAAAAGCCGGCCCGATGCGGTGATCGGCTTTGGCGGCTATCCGACCTTCCCGCCTTTCGTCGCGGCGAGCCTCTTGGGTGTTCCGGGCATCCTGCATGAACAGAACGCGGTGATGGGTCGGGCCAATCGGGCGCTGGGCCGCTTTGCCGACGTGCTGGCGCTGAGCTTTGCCGAAACCAAGTTTGCCGACACGCTCAAAATCGAAAAGCGCGTCACCGGCAATCCGGTGCGCGACCGTGTGCGGGTGCTGGCCGGCATGCCCTATCCGGCGCTTGACGAAAACGGACCCGTTCATCTGGTGGTCTTCGGCGGCAGCCAGGGCGCCAAGGCATTGTCCGACATCGTGCCAGCGGCCATCGCGCTTATCCCCGAACCTATCCGCCAGCGCCTGCGCATCGTGCAGCAATGCCGCGCCGAGGACCTCGATCGGGTCGCCGAAGTCTATCGGCAGGCTAAGGTCAATGTTGAACTGGCGCCATTCTTCGGCGACCTGCCCGAGCGCATCGCCAAGAGCCATCTGGTCATCGGCCGCTCGGGTGCTTCGACCATTACCGAGCTTTGCGTCATCGGGCGGCCGTCGATCCTGGTGCCGCTGCCCGGCGCGCTGGACGCCGACCAGAAAAACAATGCCCTGGTCGTCGACACTGCTGGCGCCGGCTGGATTGCCGAGCAGGCCACGCTGTCGCCGCAATCGCTAGGCACTCGCCTCACCAACCTCATCACCGACCCGGCGACGCTCACCAAGGCCGCCGCCGCCGCCCGTGCGCTGGGCCAGCCCCGCGCCGTCGAGAAGCTGGCGGATATCGCCGAGACGCTCGCCGGGAAGGGCACTACGGAAATGGAACAGAACTCATGA
- the murC gene encoding UDP-N-acetylmuramate--L-alanine ligase → MKMPRNIGPVHFVGIGGIGMSGIAEILHNQGYVVQGSDAAANPNVQRLRDMGIRIEIGQKAENLGEAAVVVVSSAIKKDNPELVAARARALPVVRRAEMLAEIMRFKNAIAIGGTHGKTTTTTLVATLLDAGDLDPTVINGGIINAYGTNARLGEGEWMVVEADESDGTFVKLPADVVVVTNIDPEHLDHYHDFEGVKQAFHNFVENVPFYGFAVMCLDHPEVQALVGQIKDRRVITYGRNPQADVRLVDLETIDGVSHFAVEIRDRIRLTQLRIDGLQLPMPGVHNALNATAAIAVADQLHVPAEAIRKGLKGFTGVKRRFTKTGVVGGITVIDDYGHHPVEIAAVLRAARQSTKRDVIAVVQPHRYSRLHDLFDDFAACFNDADTVIVAPVYAAGEQPIPGVTNDELVNRIRARGHRDARVLDRPEDLAELIAGRAADGDYVVCLGAGNITQWAAALPGELATLLGKDVQ, encoded by the coding sequence ATGAAAATGCCCCGCAATATCGGCCCGGTCCACTTCGTCGGGATCGGCGGCATCGGCATGAGCGGCATTGCCGAGATCCTGCACAATCAGGGCTATGTGGTGCAGGGCTCCGACGCCGCTGCCAACCCGAACGTGCAGCGTCTGCGCGACATGGGCATCCGCATCGAGATCGGCCAAAAGGCCGAAAATCTGGGTGAAGCGGCCGTTGTCGTCGTCTCCTCCGCCATCAAGAAAGACAATCCCGAGCTGGTCGCTGCCCGCGCCCGCGCGCTGCCCGTGGTGCGCCGCGCCGAGATGCTGGCCGAAATCATGCGTTTCAAAAACGCCATCGCCATTGGCGGCACGCATGGCAAGACCACGACGACCACCCTGGTCGCGACTCTGCTCGATGCCGGCGATCTCGACCCCACCGTCATCAATGGCGGCATCATCAATGCCTATGGCACCAATGCCCGCCTGGGCGAGGGCGAATGGATGGTGGTGGAGGCCGACGAGAGCGACGGCACGTTCGTCAAGCTGCCGGCCGATGTGGTCGTGGTCACCAATATCGATCCCGAGCACCTCGATCACTATCATGACTTCGAGGGGGTCAAGCAGGCCTTCCACAATTTCGTCGAGAACGTGCCCTTTTACGGCTTTGCCGTGATGTGCCTCGATCATCCCGAAGTGCAGGCTTTGGTCGGCCAGATCAAGGACCGCCGCGTCATCACCTATGGCCGCAATCCGCAGGCCGATGTGCGGCTGGTCGATCTGGAAACCATCGATGGCGTCAGCCATTTCGCCGTCGAAATCCGCGACCGCATCCGCCTCACCCAGCTGCGCATCGATGGGCTGCAATTGCCCATGCCGGGCGTCCACAACGCGCTCAATGCCACCGCTGCCATTGCTGTGGCCGATCAACTGCATGTGCCCGCCGAAGCCATCCGCAAGGGCCTCAAGGGCTTTACCGGGGTCAAGCGCCGCTTCACCAAGACCGGCGTGGTCGGCGGCATTACCGTCATCGACGATTATGGCCACCACCCGGTGGAAATCGCCGCCGTATTGCGCGCCGCCCGCCAGTCCACCAAGCGCGACGTGATCGCCGTGGTGCAGCCGCACCGCTATAGCCGGTTGCATGACCTGTTCGACGATTTCGCCGCCTGCTTCAACGATGCCGACACCGTCATCGTCGCCCCGGTCTATGCCGCCGGCGAGCAGCCCATTCCCGGCGTGACCAATGACGAGCTGGTCAACCGCATCCGCGCCCGTGGCCACCGCGATGCCCGCGTGCTCGACCGTCCCGAAGACCTGGCCGAGCTGATCGCTGGCCGGGCCGCGGATGGCGACTATGTCGTGTGCCTGGGCGCCGGCAATATCACCCAATGGGCCGCCGCCTTGCCGGGCGAATTGGCCACGCTTTTGGGAAAGGACGTGCAGTGA